ATTTTGGGACGGATTTACACTTCCACAGAGTACGATATAACTGTATCATTGCCAGGACGATTAAGCGGACAAGTTTTGGCGACTTATATAAGTGATACTTACACAAATTTGTTAGAGAAAGTCATCGAGACAACAGATAATGAGCTCACCGAATACAAACCTCtcaatgaattattcaaaCGTGGTGATTACGTCGTATGTTATGTCAAAGGCGTTAACCcagatgataaaaattctgTTAAATTATCACTGGAGTCAGGACTTATAAATCAAAATCTTGACCCCGGTAGTTTAGCAAAAGGTTCAAAAATCGTTTGCTCAGTAAGCAGCGTTGAAGATCACGGATATGTGGTCGACACTGGAATTAAAACTCTCCGAGGATTTTTGGCTCATGAAGATGTCGCTGAAAATGCAAAATAtcgtaagtttattattataattgtttaatttaatattttaatcaaagtTTTATGGTTACAGACGTCGGGCAACAAATATTTTGCGCCgttaaaaaagtgaaaacgGACGAAAACGTGATCACAGTAAATCTCTCAACAAAATCAAAACGATTGATGTCAACTGTTAGCTCCAGTAGCCAGCAACTGGACTCAATAATTCCAGGGTCTCGTTTGGACGTCactattaagaaaattttacgcAATGGTCTACGGGTTTCATTCAATGAAAACAATACAGGTTACATTAATCGATTGTATCTTAATGAGCCACTCGAGTCTTATCACCCTGACTCCGAAATAACCGTAACTCTTTTGTACATCATTCCAACACTCAAATTCGCTTATTTCTCGGAACTTacatttgaaaaagaaaaggaTTCGATTAAAGTTGGAGATATAGTTGACAAAGCAGCTGTTTTATACCGAGAAACCAAAggaattgttttgaatttaaaagatGGAGTAAAAGGTTTCGTATCTTTTAAACGAACTGAAGTTgactttgaaaatataaagagtAAATTTATACCTGGGTCTACTCACAAATGCCGAATTTTGtcttatgatatttttgatagaATTTACGTCTGtacaatgcaaaaaaatttgctgAAAGCTAAGAGTTGTATTGCTGATACTGTCACTCCAGGAGATGTATTGACTGTTGAAATTATGCGGTTCAATCCCaatggatttatttttgtcaaatcCGGCAACACATTCGGAGACGTACCGCCTGAACATGTTGCTGATAGTGGGCTAGATGCTAagaaaaaacaacaacaactgaAAGTAGGCGCGAAAATAACAGCGAGAGTTTTGGGTAGAAATAAACAAGACAACGGCTGGATATTTACGCTGAAAAAATCTCTAGTAGAAAGTAAACATCGTATTTTGTCTAATATCGATGATGCGACTGTTGGCTCGAAGTATCAAGCGACTATTTTTGCTATTAAAAAGGAGGGATTGGTTGTGTCATTTTTCGGTGACGTCAAGGGTTTTATTCCAGCAAAATTCTTAAACAAAAATACCGGGGGTATTTTGAATTACAGAAATGGTCAAGTTTTGCTTGTaaagattgaaaaaataaacgagggcggtaaattaattttaaatcttgcTGAGAAAAAAGACAAACAAAAGGAggaaataaaactaaatattggTGAAGAAGTTGCGGGGATCGTCGTCGAGTCGTCGTCAGAAGGAGTTTATTTGAGGATAACTAAAAGCGATGACAGTGACAGTATCACCGGATTTTTGCCAGCTGGTCACATGGCGCCGTGTAAAGAATTAGGGGGTTACCTGGCTGCCAAATGTGTACCTGGCGACTCACTGACAGCACTTGTATTTTCTACATCACCTAAATTTTTGCTCACACGAACGTACATTCCTCAAGAAAAGTTGACTAAAATGGATAATCTAAAAGTGGATGATTGTATTCCATGTTCTATCAGCGACATCAGTTCAAAAGGTTTAAAAGTCGTGTTACCTATTGAAGGATTTAACGATTATGGTGTCGTTCCTTTCAACAAAGTTACAGACATCGAGAGCTTGTCAGTccatcaaatattatttggcaaaataacttttatcaataagaaagaaaataaaattcatctaacGGTATCTTTACACGAAGTTTGGACTGATGCTGTCAAGCAAGACGTTGATATGGTTGCTGCTGTTGATGTTTTAACTTTATACCTGAGTAAACTCAAAGAATTATCAACTCATCAGTACTACAGTAACAAAGCTCTCTCGACGATGCATTTGGGGCAGCGTGTAAAGGGAGTTGTTGATAAAGTTACAGAGCACGGGCTTGTTTTGAAGCTGGAAAATGATGTTGCTGCGACTGTTCGTTCATGTCACTTTAAAAAGCCATACAAAGTGGGTAATCAAGTCGAAGCAACTGTTTTGTGGATAAATTACATTCATGAGTTAGTTGAAGTGACACTTTTACCAACTCTTGTTAGTTCAATTAacagtaaacaaaataaattaccagAAGATTCGTTGGAGGTACAGTTGAGAGGTGAAATTGTTTTGATAACTAATTTCTTTGCTCTGGTTGTGTTAAAGGGTCAGGGAAAAGGTACTTTAGTTTCTTTGCCAACACGTAGACACGCTAATGACATGAAACCTGATCTATCATCGTATGTAGTGGGTAAAAAAGTCAGGTGTTACGTTATACTTAATCGTGATGAGGCTGAATTGACTCCCGTTGGCGTCGTTAAGTCAGCATTTGAATCCCGAAGACTCAGTATTGagcagaataaaaatttgaaaagaaaaaaaccagCTTACATTCACGGAGGTGATGATTTGCTCATCAAGAGATTAAAAGTTTCAACAAAAACTAATAGAAATATTGTCGAGGTGAAGGAAGATGTTGAAATAAAGAGCgaagatgaagatgatgaCCAAGTTGATGTGGcaaaagaaaatgataatgataatgggaaaaataaaaaagacaagaAGAAAAAACATAAACAGGATAAGACAGAAATGCAAGACaaggaa
Above is a window of Microplitis demolitor isolate Queensland-Clemson2020A chromosome 1, iyMicDemo2.1a, whole genome shotgun sequence DNA encoding:
- the LOC103578745 gene encoding protein RRP5 homolog — encoded protein: MTLEDFPRGGKKTFAKAPSNFLLGNKRKLSSKKKSHGKKTKNDVQKKDDQDFGPSTAECLTYSTIVEGMIILGRIYTSTEYDITVSLPGRLSGQVLATYISDTYTNLLEKVIETTDNELTEYKPLNELFKRGDYVVCYVKGVNPDDKNSVKLSLESGLINQNLDPGSLAKGSKIVCSVSSVEDHGYVVDTGIKTLRGFLAHEDVAENAKYHVGQQIFCAVKKVKTDENVITVNLSTKSKRLMSTVSSSSQQLDSIIPGSRLDVTIKKILRNGLRVSFNENNTGYINRLYLNEPLESYHPDSEITVTLLYIIPTLKFAYFSELTFEKEKDSIKVGDIVDKAAVLYRETKGIVLNLKDGVKGFVSFKRTEVDFENIKSKFIPGSTHKCRILSYDIFDRIYVCTMQKNLLKAKSCIADTVTPGDVLTVEIMRFNPNGFIFVKSGNTFGDVPPEHVADSGLDAKKKQQQLKVGAKITARVLGRNKQDNGWIFTLKKSLVESKHRILSNIDDATVGSKYQATIFAIKKEGLVVSFFGDVKGFIPAKFLNKNTGGILNYRNGQVLLVKIEKINEGGKLILNLAEKKDKQKEEIKLNIGEEVAGIVVESSSEGVYLRITKSDDSDSITGFLPAGHMAPCKELGGYLAAKCVPGDSLTALVFSTSPKFLLTRTYIPQEKLTKMDNLKVDDCIPCSISDISSKGLKVVLPIEGFNDYGVVPFNKVTDIESLSVHQILFGKITFINKKENKIHLTVSLHEVWTDAVKQDVDMVAAVDVLTLYLSKLKELSTHQYYSNKALSTMHLGQRVKGVVDKVTEHGLVLKLENDVAATVRSCHFKKPYKVGNQVEATVLWINYIHELVEVTLLPTLVSSINSKQNKLPEDSLEVQLRGEIVLITNFFALVVLKGQGKGTLVSLPTRRHANDMKPDLSSYVVGKKVRCYVILNRDEAELTPVGVVKSAFESRRLSIEQNKNLKRKKPAYIHGGDDLLIKRLKVSTKTNRNIVEVKEDVEIKSEDEDDDQVDVAKENDNDNGKNKKDKKKKHKQDKTEMQDKESKKKVDKENLMIDSLSIPECGFNWDNKLDEIKVEESSSSSEDEDDNEPKKKKKKLSAAERHELERQKEREIRQREEALASNQMPNSVDQFDRLVLASPDSSLIWLQYMAYHLQATEVEKARAVAKRALKTINFREESERLNVWQGWLNLESRFGTPETLNDVFQQALKANDTKKIYLHMITVHADAARNSELEHTIKTVTGKFKQDPDVWTECGCAFLKLGLKEKSRFLMQRALQSLPPKEHVNLMVKFAQMENRFGDKERAETLFEKILISYPKRVDVWSSYVDVLVKSENFDAARKVLEKGVMQSLPPRKMKILFKKYVSFEEQFGTPAGVEHATKLAQDYVNKQTSG